The following proteins are encoded in a genomic region of Fusarium keratoplasticum isolate Fu6.1 chromosome 9, whole genome shotgun sequence:
- a CDS encoding Branchpoint-bridging protein: protein MPNVDINTRGRNSEHSHSGPLASIRQRRWGLRNENVTLGLSTAITSTMTSEQLDAYVDILHVEEITEQLRADQLDPTNRPRSPSPPPEYDGTGRRTNTWEQRYRKFPEEERQQLVETAMRTIPAYRPPYDYPRPVARTSEKIYLPATGFQSVDLIGQVLGPRSSSLKTMKAESSANIAPRGRGSVKEGEGRARLKTADHDREPVHCLVTADSQLKVGKAKSSSMTLLRQRHLPPSMTTSERSTSFVTSLS, encoded by the coding sequence ATGCCCAACGTCGATATCAATACTCGAGGCCGAAACTCCGAGCATTCACACTCTGGTCCACTGGCTTCTATACGTCAACGACGATGGGGTTTGCGAAATGAGAACGTGACACTTGGACTGTCAACCGCTATTACATCAACCATGACGAGCGAACAACTTGATGCCTATGTGGACATCCTtcatgttgaagagatcaCAGAACAACTCCGTGCCGACCAACTCGATCCGACTAACAGGCCCCGGTCTCCATCGCCTCCGCCCGAATACGATGGCACTGGCAGACGCACGAACACTTGGGAGCAGCGGTATCGCAAGTTTCCTGAGGAGGAGCGGCAGCAGCTGGTGGAAACTGCCATGAGGACCATTCCAGCCTACCGTCCACCATACGACTATCCCCGGCCCGTGGCCAGGACCAGCGAGAAGATCTACCTCCCAGCAACCGGCTTTCAATCTGTCGACCTCATCGGCCAGGTCCTCGGCCCACGGAGTAGCAGCCTAAAGACGATGAAGGCTGAATCCAGTGCCAACATTGCCCCCCGCGGCAGGGGCTCTGTCAAGGAAGGCGAAGGAAGGGCACGTCTGAAGACTGCTGACCATGACAGGGAGCCTGTTCATTGCCTCGTCACCGCGGACTCCCAACTCAAGgttggcaaggccaagagctCATCCATGACGTTATTGAGACAGCGACATCTACCCCCGAGCATGACAACCAGCGAAAGATCCACCAGCTTCGTGACCTCGCTATCATGA
- a CDS encoding High-affinity methionine permease — protein MIGTAASILNRTGSVGLALIYWVIGFVMAAAGICVYLELAGYFPNRSGSEVVYLEQQYPRPKHFFPITFAVQSVLLNFGSSNAIVLARYAWRMTLKEPTEWQVRGVAIAPYSLAIIFAGANNKWSLWASNFIGALKLLTLLFISITGLVVLGGHVKSIPNPTANFHNAFEGATANGNDLASALVSIVFSYTGYSNAFNVVNEIKNPILTLKKNTSVALLAVVVLYIFCNIAYFAVVPKDEFKEASEIAASIFFTKLFGESRTAANVLNFMVLLSAFGNLLAVLIGNSRMIREIGRQGVLPFTEFWVSTKPSGTPLGPCLLNFAVTIIMIIALPAGDAFAFVVSLQTYPSALFNFAMAIGVFVLCRHRKRSGLVYGEFKAWDVMVIFWTVVQMFVLAMPWWPPKGGPYAGDVGFWYATYCVVGIGILLLYGIYYLFWVYLLPRWGGYVILSELIEVGTDGANTHRLLKIPKAQIGQWDRHHDEAGKLHQGNVALVN, from the exons ATGATTGGGACTG CCGCTAGCATTCTCAACCGAACCGGATCAGTTGGACTTGCTCTGATCTATTGGGTCATCGGCTTCGTCATGGCAGCAGCGGGAATTTGCGTTTACCTCGAACTAGCAGGATACTTTCCCAACCGCAGTGGCTCTGAAGTGGTCTACCTGGAACAACAATACCCTCGGCCGAAGCATTTCTTCCCAATCACGTTTGCCGTTCAGTCTGTGCTTCTGAACTTTGGAAGCAGCAACGCAATTG TCCTGGCTCGGTATGCTTGGAGGATGACGCTCAAGGAGCCAACTGAGTGGCAAGTTCGAGGAGTAGCTATCGCGCCGTATTCgttggccatcatcttcgcCGGTGCTAATAACAAGTGGTCGCTTTGGGCATCTAACTTTATCGGGGCTCTGAAGCTGTTGACTCTGTTATT CATCAGCATAACTGGCCTGGTCGTTTTAGGCGGCCACGTCAAGTCCATTCCGAACCCAACCGCCAACTTTCACAACGCTTTCGAAGGCGCCACTGCCAACGGAAACGATCTCGCTAGTGCCCTAGTAAGTATCGTGTTCTCATATACAGGTTACTCCAACGCCTTCAACGTCGTCAACGAGATTAAGAACCCGATTCTGACCCTCAAGAAGAATACGAGCGTTGCGCTTTTAGCCGTCGTTGTCCTTTATATCTTCTGCAATATCGCTTACTTTGCGGTTGTTCCCAaggacgagttcaaggaagCCAGTGAGATTGCTGCGTCCATCTTCTTTACCAAGCTCTTTGGTGAAAGCAGAACGGCTGCGAATGTCCTCAATTTCATGGTTTTGTTGAGTGCGTTTGGAAACCTGCTTGCAGTTTTGATCGGAAACTCACGCATGATTCGGGAGATTGGAAG ACAAGGCGTCCTGCCATTCACAGAGTTTTGGGTCTCAACAAAGCCCTCCGGTACACCCCTCGGCCCTTGTTTGCTCAACTTTgccgtcaccatcatcatgatcatTGCCCTACCGGCCGGTGAtgcctttgcctttg TCGTCAGCTTGCAAACATACCCTTCAGCActcttcaactttgccatGGCCATCGGCGTCTTTGTCCTCTGCCGCCATCGCAAGCGATCTGGTCTCGTATATGGAGAGTTCAAGGCGTGGGATGTGATGGTCATCTTTTGGACTGTTGTGCAAATGTTTGTCCTCGCAATGCCTTGGTGGCCACCAAAGGGCGGTCCATACGCTGGAGATGTCGGCTTCTGGTATGCGACATATTGCGTCGTTGGAATCGGAAT CCTGCTCCTCTATGGAATATACTACTTGTTTTGGGTGTATCTCCTCCCACGCTGGGGAGGATATGTCATTCTCTCTGAACTTATCGAAGTAGGCACCGATGGAGCAAACACTCACCGTTTACTCAAGATACCAAAGGCACAGATTGGTCAATGGGATAGGCATCATGACGAGGCGGGAAAGCTACACCAGGGAAACGTGGCACTTGTTAACTAG
- a CDS encoding EHN domain-containing protein: MRSIHLLSWLASAVQLLAQPHNKNDGFHVRPFNIDLGDHVPRMLDLVKNTRLPAHEDPAAKDSYNITLSTGISLSTLKQLQTQWITSFDWEKEQVAMNRLNHFTVKIESQTVHFVHTKANDPDSIPILLLHGWPGSFLEMVPLIDELNKRRKETGGKQRFNIVIPSLPGFGFSSAPPANWTVDDTARILNTLMDKVLGYPHYAVHATDYGASVAYSAYDQFNQTVRAAHLVFLPFRGLTSEEIKDQGITLSAGEEVAQQRLLDWQSAGNSYALQHATKPNTIGLSLYDNPIGQLSWIAEKFISWSDPRQGTGSSLVTHHEILRQVSLYYLTQTFVSSVYMYNQNPNGFYPVYTKARTDAPLLFTNFKYNVGFWPEEVVKQVGNLVSYTFQDFGGHFPALDSPSVLAADIRRIHKYWKD, encoded by the exons ATGAGGTCCATTCATCTTCTGTCTTGGCTTGCTTCAGCCGTTCAGCTACTTGCACAACCCCATAACAAAAATGATGGCTTCCACGTACGTCCTTTCAATATTGACCTTGGCGATCACGTACCCCGTATGCTCGATCTAGTGAAGAATACGCGCCTACCAGCACACGAAGACCCAGCAGCTAAAGATAGCTACAACATAACCCTATCTACGGGCATTTCATTGTCGACCCTCAAACAATTACAGACTCAGTGGATCACGAGTTTTGATTGGGAGAAGGAGCAAGTTGCCATGAATCG GTTGAACCACTTCACCGTCAAGATCGAGAGCCAAACTGTCCACTTTGTTCACACGAAAGCAAACGATCCCGACTCGATCCCCATTTTGCTACTACACGGATGGCCAGGGTCCTTCTTGGAAATGGTGCCACTGATCGACGAGCTGAACAAGAGGCGGAAGGAAACAGGGGGCAAACAGAGGTTCAATATCGTTATTCCATCACTTCCGGGCTTTGGGTTCTCCTCAGCCCCCCCTGCGAACTGGACTGTTGACGATACCGCCCGTATTCTGAACACTCTTATGGATAAAGTTCTGGGATACCCTCACTATGCGGTCCATGCCACGGATTATGGAGCTAGCGTTGCGTACTCGGCATACGACCAATTCAACCAGACAGTGCGAGCGGCTCATCTGGTGTTTCTTCCATTTCGGGGTCTGACGAGTGAAGAAATAAAAGATCAAGGCATCACTTTGTCTGCAGGTGAAGAGGTCGCCCAACAGAGACTTCTCGACTGGCAGTCTGCTGGAAATTCGTACGCTCTTCAGCATGCTACAAAG CCAAACACCATTGGTCTTTCTCTCTATGATAACCCCATTGGGCAGCTTTCCTGGATAGCGGAGAAGTTCATCTCTT GGTCGGATCCACGGCAAGGGACGGGGTCTTCTCTTGTCACACACCATGAAATTCTTCGACAAGTATCACTTTACTATCTCACTCAGACCTTCGTCTCATCGGTCTACATGTATAATCAAAACCCGAACGGCTTCTATCCTGTCTATACGAAAGCCAGAACGGACGCTCCTCTGCTGTTCACGAACTTTAAGTACAATGTTGGCTTCTGGCCTGAGGAGGTAGTTAAACAGGTTGGCAATTTGGTATCATACACTT TCCAAGACTTTGGTGGCCATTTTCCGGCTCTAGATAGCCCCTCAGTCCTGGCTGCTGATATTCGAAGAATCCATAAATATTGGAAGGATTAA